In the Anolis sagrei isolate rAnoSag1 chromosome 1, rAnoSag1.mat, whole genome shotgun sequence genome, GATTATCACCAGACAGTGCTTGGTGCTTCCACTTCAAACCCCCTGCCCAGCAATTGTGAACACATTTTGAATGGCAAGTTGAAAGATGCTTCTTGCTGCTTGGGTTCATCGCAGAGACTTGAAACAGAGCCGGGCGACGTTGATTGGCGGATGAGATTCGGCGGACGACGCGATTGGCTGGTGTGGCCTCTGAAAGAGCTACTGGAAAACGGCAGCAACCACGTTGCCAAAGAGGGGAGACTTGGAAGGCCCCAAATAATCTTTTATTTTACCGTACTCAGATTTCATGGCATCCGAGGCAGAAATACTCAAAGAGCCGTTCCACTGCTCAACGTGAAGAGCTGCTCTCTGGGCTTTTCTATCCTACCGTGGATTTTCTCAATTTTATTCCCTGCATACCTCCCCTATCACCACAAATGGTTGAGCCCGCAGGGCCAGTTCCTTGCCTCGGCCGCAGGGGCTGCACGTGGGCTGTGCGGTTGTCTGCAGGAGGCCAGGTCAGGTCTGTTGTCTTCTTACATTTTGgtgtgcagctacactgtagaagcaaTGCAGTTTCACAACGCTTTAACTGCCACGACCCAATACTGTGGTCTTCATGGGATCCGTAATTgagagaggcaccagcactctttggcagagaaggctaaagaccttgtaaaactacagctcccaggattccatagcatttagccatggcagttcaagtactatcaaactgtattaactctacagtgtggcAGCGCTCTGGGCTTCTCTTGCGCTGCATGGTTTTGTTCTTTCTGCATCTATTGTgtttactttttttttatttactagctgtccctgtTACacttactgtggcccagtctgtgcatatgtgttttgtgtgtgtatatatttgtgtaggttaaaggtaaagtttttccctgacattgtccatagacacctccaaggtcacgtggccggcttgactgcatggagcgctgctaccttcccgtcagagcggtacctattgatatactcacatttgcatgttttagaaactgctaggttggcagaaactggggctaacagcgagagctcatgttgctccccagatttgaacctgcgacatacgtatgtttgtgtatatatatgtggttttgcacatgcgttgtaatgtgtttttttttgtttgcttttaaagtttttcagtgtttttatgagtgatgatcacttgttggcctgatatatgTATTGCATCCAAATtcggtatcaattcatccagtggtttttgagttatgttaatcccacaaacaaacattacatttttatttatatcgattatttatttacgacatttatatgccgcccttctcaccctgaaggggactcagagcagcttacaagatatataaacatacattatattatatcattattattattattattattattatagtacaaTAGCAgcattaattattactatattgtattataccattatattgtaatattattagtaatattacatataatatatatatttataatatattattagtattctatTGCATTtcattatgatattataaatatatgcatatacaatatatgatattacATTATTAACATAACACAGGAGacatgttttgtatgttttgcactCTTCATAAAGTTTTCCTGCATTGAATGAGTTCGGTAAGTATTTGTAGGCAGTCAGAGCCATTGTGACTgaagaatgggatagaaatactcCAGATATATACTGGCCAGACTCATAAATGGAGTCCAGACCCAGCTTGAGAAATGCTTTACTAAGTTGTCACATCACATAGTTCAgaaaactctgttgttgttgtaaagGGCCCCTGCTCTCTTGCCTCTTCTTTTTACGCCTCTTTCTGATTCATTTGGCATAGGATGCCCCCCAAAAAGCGGAAGAGGAAGGCAGAGGCCGCTGGACCCGCTGCTGTGGAAAGAGCGGACAGTGGTGCAGCGGAGAAGGAGATGCCCAAGAAGCTGAAGTCACAGGAAGGACTGGGCTCTCTTCGTGTGACCATtgagcattggtgagcacccgcTTCCAACAAGCATTTCCTTGTTGCTTCGTGCAAGATGCAACTTGGCAATATTGGTAGGATTGCTGCCTGGCAATTTCTAACAATCTGATACTTTTTATTTGAAtcaatgatgtgttttaatttgcGCTTGTGTGCCTTTCATGCTACCCAATTATAGCATCGGGATCCCACTACAGCtgccatttctgtgttctgtgtaATTCTGGAATTTATAGCTCAGTGTGATACTACATCTCTCTTGGTCTAAATTACCTAAACTGGGATTCCATTGGATGCAGCCATAACAGCATTGGAGTGAATTGTTTTAGTGCTATTACTGTGTAATTTGAAAGATTTGCATATAAGGGGGGAAATAATGGTTGTACATTAAAaagttaaataattaaaaatgtttaGACTATGCACATTACCTTTAGAGATATCATTATTACAGTAgcatctcgcttatccaaccttcgctcatccaacgttgtGTGTTATTCAACGGTCTGCATTCACCTGGATCCACAACTGtgtcaatacattgcaatgttttggtgctaaatttgtaaatacagtaattacgacataacattactgtgtattggactgctttttctgtcgatttgttgtaaaacatgatatttttgtgctttatttgtaaaatcattatgtaatttgacgtttaataagcttttccttaatccctccttattatccaacatttttgcttatccaacattcagccagcccatttatgttggataagcaagactctaatgtattaactttatttttatcccatagggactcaaggcgactAATAGTGACATGACATAATACAATaaactttaaaaacaaagttaATGCATATACGTATGGATATAAAAAGTAAAAAACCTATTTGTGTAATGAGtgtaaaagttaaaatacaattataatacaataaaatgcaattaaaaattagacaacttttccttcttttgtcTCACTTGAGATGGCTTTAACGTCATTTGTGATTCCTTTTGtgtaaagacatttaaaaaaccttcAGCCTGCTCATTATCAACTTTCAATCAAACATTACAAGTATAGCTTAGGTAAGAATTTGTAttattgaagactttcatggccagaatcactgggttgctgtgagctttccggactgcatggccatgctccagaagcattttctcctgatgtttcacccacatctatggcaggtatcttcagaggttgtgaggtttgttggaaactaggcaagtggggtctatatatctatggaatgtccggggtgggagaaagaatgaggcaggtatgaatgttacaattgatcaccttgattaacattgaatgcccttgcagcttcaaagactggctgattccttcctgggggatcctttgttgggag is a window encoding:
- the SELENOH gene encoding selenoprotein H isoform X1; translation: MRFGGRRDWLVWPLKELLENGSNHVAKEGRLGRPQIIFYFTVLRFHGIRGRNTQRAVPLLNVKSCSLGFSILPWIFSILFPAYLPYHHKWLSPQGQFLASAAGAARGLCGCLQEARMPPKKRKRKAEAAGPAAVERADSGAAEKEMPKKLKSQEGLGSLRVTIEHCKSURVFGRNADAVSEALQQAFSEIVVEINPEKPRRNTFEIVLVKEDGTKVELWSGLQKGPPRKLKFPEPSKVVEVLKGNLD